A genomic region of Alicyclobacillus sp. SO9 contains the following coding sequences:
- a CDS encoding cytochrome c-type biogenesis CcmF C-terminal domain-containing protein — protein sequence MVGWIGQAALRVLFVFIAASIVIYLVNFRRKSADTLKWSRILMLIQFCLAFVAATSLLSLLLSENFHYVYVAEYTSRSLPLVYKIAAFWGGNQGSLLFWALILTLYGTIVTFSKHQDSRRMLPIVSFIMTLISGFYVTVLNFAANPFVHTAALQPASGLNPLLQNPGMTVHPVNVYLGYIGFAVPFAYAMAGLVLKKTDATWLRVTRRWTLISWLFLSIGIIYGAHWSYEELGWGGYWAWDPVENASLLPWLTATAFLHSGIVQEKKGMLKGWNIILVSLTFLLTILGTFLTRSGVLWSIHAFANGPMGSYFGVYLTVFTIGTLVLIVLRWPVLKADRKFEAVVSKESGFMLNNLLFLGITFAVFWGTLFPVLSEALTGNKLMVSAPFYNEVALPLGIVILILMGIGPVVAWRRGTMKSIVRSVIYPLLVSIILGASASAALNAFYHRQSWLGTLSIVGAVFVALTVFIEFYKSVRARVRLTGESWGLSLWRLLGKNRRRYGGYIVHFGIALMAVGIAGSGAYHINVQQQLSRGQSATIGNYRLTFEGMGVTKLNQNSRMYANLVVHSGHRTLGVLQPAATFYANGQEPSTNIALFSRPLQDLYVVMLGTAPNSQAVFDIHVNPLVEFIWYGGYLFVIGTLVSLWPEAFRKQGRDLADGPVQNETERLYQELADLEYDYRMNKIDSGTYEINRQQVSETLRALEEHRQDLRNRILDELGLEAKLQSGAHRSGREDGRERK from the coding sequence TTGGTAGGTTGGATTGGGCAGGCAGCGCTCCGCGTGCTGTTTGTTTTTATAGCAGCGTCAATTGTCATTTATCTCGTTAACTTTCGCCGCAAGTCGGCCGACACGTTGAAATGGAGCCGTATTCTAATGTTAATACAGTTCTGTTTGGCTTTTGTTGCGGCGACTTCGTTGCTGTCACTGCTGTTGTCAGAAAACTTTCATTATGTCTACGTGGCTGAGTACACGAGCCGCAGTTTGCCATTGGTGTATAAAATCGCCGCATTTTGGGGAGGAAACCAAGGCTCCCTCTTGTTCTGGGCACTTATTCTCACGTTGTACGGAACAATTGTTACTTTTAGTAAACATCAAGACAGCCGCCGAATGCTGCCTATTGTGTCGTTCATCATGACGCTGATTTCTGGGTTTTATGTCACTGTCTTGAATTTCGCTGCGAATCCATTTGTTCATACCGCAGCTTTGCAACCCGCCAGCGGGCTCAATCCATTGCTTCAAAATCCAGGCATGACGGTGCACCCGGTCAATGTGTATTTGGGTTACATCGGTTTTGCAGTCCCGTTTGCATATGCGATGGCGGGCCTTGTGTTGAAAAAGACAGATGCGACGTGGCTTCGTGTAACTCGTCGTTGGACTCTGATTTCATGGCTTTTTCTGAGTATCGGAATTATCTATGGAGCCCACTGGTCCTACGAGGAACTGGGCTGGGGAGGCTACTGGGCTTGGGATCCCGTTGAAAACGCGTCGCTCCTGCCCTGGTTGACGGCTACAGCTTTTTTGCATTCCGGTATTGTGCAGGAAAAGAAGGGAATGCTAAAAGGTTGGAATATTATTCTTGTGTCCCTTACATTTCTTTTGACGATTCTTGGAACGTTCCTTACGAGAAGCGGCGTTCTGTGGAGTATCCATGCCTTTGCCAATGGTCCCATGGGAAGCTACTTTGGCGTATATTTGACAGTCTTCACAATCGGTACGTTGGTCCTAATTGTGTTAAGATGGCCCGTTCTTAAGGCCGATCGTAAATTTGAAGCAGTAGTGTCAAAGGAATCTGGGTTTATGCTGAACAATCTCTTGTTTCTCGGCATTACTTTTGCAGTGTTCTGGGGGACTCTGTTCCCGGTCCTGTCAGAGGCATTGACAGGAAACAAGTTAATGGTTTCAGCTCCGTTCTACAACGAGGTGGCTCTGCCCCTTGGTATTGTTATCTTAATCCTGATGGGAATTGGTCCTGTTGTTGCGTGGCGACGGGGGACCATGAAGAGCATTGTGCGCTCCGTCATTTATCCATTGCTGGTGTCCATCATTCTCGGTGCAAGTGCGTCGGCAGCGTTGAATGCGTTCTATCACAGACAATCTTGGCTCGGTACGCTGTCAATTGTTGGGGCCGTATTTGTTGCTTTGACAGTGTTTATAGAATTTTATAAATCTGTCAGGGCTCGTGTTCGCTTGACAGGCGAGTCATGGGGACTCTCGTTATGGCGTCTTCTCGGTAAGAACCGCCGCCGTTACGGCGGCTACATTGTCCATTTTGGGATTGCTTTGATGGCTGTCGGCATAGCGGGATCGGGGGCTTATCACATCAATGTTCAGCAACAACTCTCGCGCGGACAGAGTGCCACAATTGGAAACTATCGTTTGACATTTGAAGGAATGGGTGTGACGAAACTCAACCAGAACAGCAGAATGTATGCGAACTTGGTTGTTCACAGCGGCCATAGAACCCTCGGTGTCCTGCAGCCCGCAGCAACGTTTTATGCAAATGGACAGGAGCCCAGTACAAATATCGCCCTATTCAGCAGACCTTTGCAGGACCTGTATGTTGTGATGTTAGGCACGGCCCCGAACTCACAAGCGGTTTTTGATATTCATGTAAATCCGCTGGTTGAGTTTATCTGGTACGGGGGCTATTTGTTTGTCATTGGTACCTTGGTCAGCTTGTGGCCAGAGGCATTTCGCAAACAAGGACGAGACTTGGCAGACGGTCCCGTACAGAACGAGACCGAGAGGCTGTATCAGGAATTGGCCGATTTAGAGTACGACTACAGGATGAATAAAATCGATTCTGGCACGTACGAAATCAACCGGCAGCAGGTATCGGAAACTCTGCGGGCGCTGGAGGAGCACCGGCAGGACCTGCGTAACCGTATCCTTGATGAACTTGGTTTGGAGGCCAAGTTGCAATCGGGCGCTCATCGGTCAGGGCGCGAGGACGGGAGGGAACGTAAATGA
- a CDS encoding cytochrome c-type biogenesis protein CcmH, whose amino-acid sequence MAQKRGKMRLWIAGIVLVTLVTTTGAVWYSVHRHSTQKNLQQEVLAIAAQLRVPSEQDTMTVATSPETVAQHMRYEIQADLLKGQHRQQILSEMVHEYGNQVLAAPSGRGFGGLVWTIPIAALILGLTGLAIYFLRNARPTVGADTMAVSVTAGNSDKKSLPSTGTVNHHKSTHLDATIEKTLRDYL is encoded by the coding sequence GTGGCCCAAAAACGCGGAAAGATGCGTCTGTGGATTGCTGGTATTGTGTTAGTCACTTTGGTCACAACCACTGGTGCCGTGTGGTACAGTGTCCATCGACACTCAACGCAAAAGAACTTGCAGCAAGAGGTCTTAGCCATTGCTGCACAACTGCGGGTACCGAGCGAGCAGGACACTATGACGGTAGCTACTTCTCCGGAGACTGTAGCTCAGCACATGCGGTATGAGATTCAAGCAGATTTGCTCAAGGGGCAACATCGTCAACAAATCTTATCTGAAATGGTACATGAGTACGGAAATCAGGTTCTGGCTGCACCGTCTGGACGAGGATTTGGCGGTTTAGTCTGGACAATACCTATAGCTGCTTTGATTCTCGGTCTGACTGGTCTCGCTATCTATTTTTTACGAAATGCAAGGCCAACTGTGGGCGCCGATACGATGGCGGTTTCCGTCACAGCAGGGAATTCGGACAAGAAGAGTCTTCCGAGTACTGGAACCGTAAATCATCACAAGTCTACACATTTGGACGCAACCATAGAGAAAACTCTGCGAGACTATCTATAG
- a CDS encoding endonuclease III domain-containing protein encodes MSSSPSSPSAKLLQIYNLMYEHFGDRKWWPAESTEEIVIGAILVQNVSWKNVENAINLLKSRGLCSFNRMLHAPTTEVEQCIRSTRFYRTKSKKLYAFAEHLQTQYQGSLQQMFHQEAPKLRTELLNIYGIGPETADDIVLYAAELPTFVVDAYTKRIFSRLSILTEGQDYEEIRSWFLEYLPTDVALFNQYHALLDAVGHHYCLPKHPHCSQCPLQETCAHAQGSTLRETL; translated from the coding sequence ATGAGTTCATCCCCATCTTCTCCGTCTGCCAAACTGCTTCAAATTTACAATTTGATGTATGAGCATTTTGGCGACCGAAAATGGTGGCCGGCAGAGTCAACCGAAGAAATCGTAATTGGAGCGATTCTTGTCCAAAACGTTTCGTGGAAAAACGTTGAAAATGCAATCAATCTTCTAAAGTCTCGAGGACTATGTAGTTTTAATCGAATGTTGCATGCACCAACAACGGAAGTGGAACAGTGCATCCGGTCAACACGCTTTTACAGGACAAAGTCTAAGAAGCTTTACGCCTTTGCCGAGCATTTGCAGACGCAATATCAAGGTTCATTGCAACAGATGTTCCACCAAGAAGCGCCCAAGTTACGTACCGAGTTGTTGAATATCTACGGGATTGGTCCCGAAACAGCCGATGACATTGTTCTATACGCGGCAGAACTTCCGACATTCGTCGTGGATGCCTACACCAAAAGAATCTTTTCCCGACTGTCTATCTTGACCGAAGGTCAGGACTATGAGGAGATTCGAAGTTGGTTTCTCGAGTACCTTCCGACTGACGTTGCCCTCTTCAACCAGTACCATGCACTGCTCGATGCAGTAGGTCATCACTACTGCCTGCCCAAGCATCCACATTGTTCGCAGTGTCCTCTGCAAGAGACATGCGCTCATGCACAAGGAAGTACATTGCGAGAAACGTTGTAG
- a CDS encoding cytochrome c maturation protein CcmE encodes MATRWKLTTALILVVAVIGVLIRTAVTHASSYYVTVHQLTTEGRQAIGQKTTVSGEIVGSSVHWLPAKSLLTFTMKDKSSNNTIPVTFHGAKPDDFSNNWPVIVSGTMGKNGQFEASKLLIKCPSKYKAKGQTKTYKASPTVKQ; translated from the coding sequence ATGGCGACGCGTTGGAAGTTGACGACTGCTCTCATTCTGGTGGTAGCAGTGATTGGAGTACTCATCCGTACGGCTGTGACACATGCGTCCAGCTACTACGTGACAGTTCACCAGTTGACGACAGAAGGCAGGCAGGCAATTGGCCAGAAAACTACGGTGAGCGGAGAAATTGTGGGCTCGTCGGTTCACTGGCTTCCCGCAAAAAGCCTATTGACCTTCACGATGAAGGATAAATCCAGCAATAATACGATTCCCGTAACGTTTCACGGTGCTAAACCCGATGACTTTTCTAATAATTGGCCGGTTATCGTGTCGGGGACCATGGGCAAGAACGGTCAATTTGAGGCCTCTAAATTATTGATAAAATGCCCGTCCAAATACAAGGCGAAGGGGCAAACGAAAACGTACAAGGCAAGTCCGACCGTGAAACAGTAA
- a CDS encoding biotin/lipoyl-containing protein — protein MKEFHLPQLGDSVQEGLVTKWLKQPGDKIEKNEPLLEITTDKVSIEVPSDYSGTVATLVVQEGETVAPDAVLCHIDES, from the coding sequence ATGAAAGAATTTCACCTGCCTCAGCTCGGCGACAGTGTGCAAGAAGGACTTGTCACAAAGTGGTTGAAACAGCCAGGAGACAAAATTGAAAAAAACGAACCTCTTCTTGAAATCACTACCGACAAGGTCAGCATCGAGGTCCCCTCCGATTACTCCGGTACGGTGGCGACCCTTGTTGTGCAGGAGGGAGAAACTGTAGCCCCCGATGCTGTGCTTTGCCACATAGACGAATCATAA
- a CDS encoding NADH:flavin oxidoreductase/NADH oxidase, which produces MAQLFTPYQIKGLDLRNRVVMAPMCQYSVTARDGKPNDWHYTHYTSRAVGGAGLILIEMTDVEPDGRISDFDLGLWSDEHIPAFQRIIDACHGYGAKVGIQIAHAGRKAEDAAVPVAPSPIKFPASRYKTPRELSTDEVKEIVGKFSAAARRAVQAGVDTIELHGAHGYLIHQFQSPLTNQRTDVYGEDLARFGVEVIQAVKAEMPKDMPLLIRISAVEYADGGYDISHAIELSKRYQSAGADVIHVSSGGEGKPGKRQPGNYPGYQVPFARAVKDAVNIPVIAVGMLENYQLAESVLGNEDADLIALARGLLQDPYWPIHAAQALGDELPVPRQYGRAF; this is translated from the coding sequence ATGGCCCAATTGTTTACCCCCTATCAGATAAAAGGGTTGGACCTGAGAAATCGAGTTGTGATGGCACCGATGTGTCAGTATTCAGTCACTGCCAGAGACGGAAAGCCAAATGACTGGCACTATACACACTATACGAGCCGGGCTGTCGGTGGAGCCGGCTTAATTTTGATTGAAATGACGGATGTTGAACCTGATGGACGGATTTCCGACTTCGATCTCGGTCTCTGGTCGGATGAACATATTCCAGCTTTTCAACGTATTATTGACGCTTGTCATGGCTACGGTGCGAAAGTGGGTATCCAAATTGCGCATGCTGGGCGAAAAGCTGAGGACGCAGCAGTGCCGGTAGCACCTTCGCCAATCAAATTCCCAGCATCGCGTTACAAAACGCCCCGAGAACTGTCGACTGATGAAGTCAAGGAGATAGTGGGCAAATTTTCCGCTGCTGCGCGACGAGCAGTACAGGCTGGTGTGGATACAATTGAACTGCACGGGGCTCATGGCTACTTAATTCATCAATTTCAATCTCCGCTTACGAATCAGCGGACGGATGTGTATGGCGAAGATTTAGCTCGTTTCGGAGTTGAAGTCATTCAAGCGGTTAAAGCCGAAATGCCAAAGGACATGCCGCTCCTCATAAGAATTTCGGCCGTTGAGTATGCTGACGGGGGTTATGACATATCCCACGCCATTGAACTCTCTAAAAGATACCAGAGTGCTGGTGCGGACGTCATTCACGTGAGTTCAGGCGGGGAAGGGAAACCAGGGAAACGACAACCAGGGAATTATCCGGGTTACCAGGTCCCCTTTGCAAGGGCCGTTAAAGACGCAGTCAACATCCCTGTGATTGCAGTGGGAATGCTTGAGAATTATCAACTGGCAGAATCGGTGCTCGGAAATGAGGACGCCGATCTCATCGCACTCGCTCGCGGCTTGCTGCAAGACCCGTACTGGCCTATTCACGCTGCACAAGCGCTGGGAGATGAACTGCCTGTTCCACGGCAGTATGGAAGAGCATTTTAG
- a CDS encoding class I SAM-dependent methyltransferase, with protein sequence MVEHPHFSRAYIMGQHSLERFVGGIRSVQNHRANGKTLIVGAGTGLDVPQLGHNVSEVLLLEPDATMRDYLSRTYPELPVLSSPAEHMAAESGVFDTVVSSLVLCSVQSIEKTLSEISRVLRPGGQYLFMEHVLHHTPINRLLQNFVNPLWKRAGGGCNLNRDVYSALQTSSLRIKEYSVKKPNFIAPIISGRALKER encoded by the coding sequence GTGGTAGAACATCCGCATTTTTCACGCGCATACATTATGGGACAGCACTCCCTTGAACGATTCGTGGGCGGGATTCGCTCAGTTCAGAACCACCGGGCAAACGGCAAAACCTTAATTGTTGGAGCGGGAACAGGGCTCGATGTGCCACAGTTGGGGCACAATGTGTCAGAAGTCCTGCTGCTTGAACCTGATGCAACCATGCGCGATTACCTGTCCAGGACGTATCCTGAACTTCCTGTCCTCTCCAGTCCCGCCGAGCATATGGCAGCAGAGAGCGGAGTATTTGACACGGTGGTGTCAAGTCTCGTATTGTGCAGCGTTCAAAGCATTGAGAAAACCCTCTCAGAGATTTCACGAGTACTGCGCCCTGGTGGTCAGTACCTGTTCATGGAGCATGTTCTTCACCATACGCCAATCAACCGTCTGCTGCAGAATTTTGTAAATCCGCTGTGGAAGCGTGCTGGAGGCGGTTGTAACTTAAATCGAGATGTGTACAGCGCCCTTCAGACGTCGTCCCTGCGAATTAAGGAGTATTCTGTGAAGAAGCCGAATTTTATTGCTCCGATTATATCTGGGAGGGCACTGAAAGAACGGTGA
- a CDS encoding hotdog fold thioesterase → MDPSTLDLRTNTLAAALNMEYVKLDKDEVIISMPVNETTHQPAGLLHGGASMALAETAASIGGYLNVDIARQSVVGVEINGNHLRGKRDGTVTATALPLHLGRRTMVWEVKIRDEQNRLVNASRCTLAVINHEDV, encoded by the coding sequence ATGGATCCGTCAACCCTTGATTTACGAACAAACACGTTGGCTGCTGCACTGAACATGGAATACGTAAAGTTGGACAAGGATGAAGTCATCATTTCCATGCCCGTCAATGAAACCACCCATCAGCCGGCCGGATTGCTCCACGGTGGAGCTTCAATGGCGCTGGCCGAAACCGCAGCCAGCATCGGCGGGTATTTAAATGTAGATATTGCAAGGCAAAGCGTAGTGGGTGTTGAAATTAACGGAAACCACTTGAGAGGGAAGCGAGACGGAACCGTGACAGCCACAGCTCTTCCGCTCCATTTGGGCAGACGAACAATGGTGTGGGAGGTAAAAATAAGGGACGAGCAGAATCGCCTCGTCAATGCATCGCGCTGTACCTTAGCCGTAATTAACCACGAGGATGTCTAA